The Pan troglodytes isolate AG18354 chromosome 15, NHGRI_mPanTro3-v2.0_pri, whole genome shotgun sequence genomic sequence TTTTTTTCAGTGGTAAAGAATCATGAAAAGATTAAGCATGCACTCCAGAGAGGAATTTTTTGGTATGCCTATTCTCTATTTAGCTGTTTTATTCCACTGTAAACATTGTTTTGTAAGATCAAATTTAGTTGTAGAAGCAGTTCTTCcactttaaaaatgcattcaaaaGTGCTGGACAGTGAAATTAAAGGGCCAAATCTAAGTAAAATCTGAAACATGAGTGAGCTATTGGTAGGTTGTCTCATATTTCATCTTAAGTGAAATCCTTCATTCTAGATTCTGTGGTGAGGCTATTTAGAACCATGTTCCAGGCAAGTTCTCTTTTGTCCTGTGTATCTGATTTAGGGTTATTGCACACTAATTGTCAGTGCATTCCTGATAGCGTTAAAGAGGGTTTTTGGTGTAAGTGGTCTGGATTGGAGGCCTGTATGCAAGGTCTTTAGGCATGAAAGGTTAGCTGTAGAATAATAGTCCATTtcctggggctttttttttttttctagcagtaaccttatttttgtgtatggaaTACTTATTCTGAGGATATTTCCTACAAGCTAGATGTTATTACTCTGGTGTCCTCAAAACCAGCTCAATTGTCTCCAGAATGTGTACTTAGTTTTGTTTGAGATGGTATATCTGCCATGGTTCAATTGGAGAACTAGAATCAGCAGGattacatgcatatatgtacatacaaaaTGTACATGTACATGCAAACAACTGCAcatgcaggggtgtgtgtgtgtgtgtgtgtgtgtgtgtgtgtgtgtgtgtaccccaAGAGATTCATTGCAAAGAATTGGGAAGGTGGTGGCTGGCTAGGTAACAGAAATACACAGCCCCCATATTTGCGGTACAGGTTGTTGGGAAAGGTAGGGGGAAACTCTAGGCATGAGCTGAAGCTGTAGTTCTTAGGTTGAATTTCTTCTCCAGGGAACTTCAGTTCTCTTAAGGTCTTTCAGCTCACTGCTTATGTAGGATAATCTCCTTtgcttaaagtcaactgattatagGCTTTAATCACATCtataaaataccttcacagcaatacCTAGATTTAGTGTTTGATTGAGTAATTGGCACCTATagtctagccaagttgacacataaaacttgCCATCACAGATGGTAAGCAGAAGTCTTTGTATTTGGGTGGTGATCAGGGAGAGAGGTTTGGGAGTatgaaaaaagtatttgaataATGGGGTTTTATTCCATCAAAGTGGGATATGAACTAAGCAAGTGGAAGAAtttctctgttaaaataaatttggttGATGTGACATAGTTATGGCCTATAATTTCTAAGAAGCCAGGATACATTTCTCTGACAACAGGCAATTACTTTTGTGCGTGTATTGAAGGTGTCATGATCTTCTTTAATTTAAAGGCACGGGAAGACTGCTTTATGGAAAGGTGAATCacctttccctttcctcctcctcgcAACTTGACTTGTACCCCAGATTTGCTTCTCTAATTCATTCCTTGCTTGTCTGTCATGGAAAATGGTTTGTTACATTAATATCATTCTTATGTTTTTCAGTTATGAATAACTTTTCAAGGCTTAATGTAGCTTTTGAAAATTCTCTTATTACTGCTCTTGGTATTATCACCATAGGAGTTAAAGTCATGAGACAATTTTATGGGGATAATTTCTTGGCAAAGTAAAATTTTGTGCTGAAATCCTGCTGGGTTCTACACATGTTGATGGATGACCCACTGTTTAATAGGACATTTTACTGTTCGCATATGTGAGGAATGGGTGTGCTAATTAGAGACTTAGAAGAAAATCCTGCTTTATGTTGTAGGTTTTTGCATGTGGATTTTTCCTTGTTCTGTCATTTTGTGTGGCCTGTTTTTAGGATGTTTGCCAAATAACCGAAAGTCTGGATGTAAAAATTTTGTAATGTCCCATAAAAGTGTTTCCAAGGGGTCTGAACTGAATAATTAAGGATAATGAGGAAGATAGGGAACTTTCTCAATGGCCTGCTGTGATTTTACAAAGCCCCATATTAGGAGTCTGAAGTTCTGCCCCGAGGATCTGCCTGAAGATGTTTTTATACGGTCTGGTTgataacatgtttttaaaatttgaatgctTACTATACATGGGTCATGTACTCTGGTGAACCCCTGTCACCGCCACTCATATTGCTGCATACCTGGCTGCTTTCAATATTTGCTACCTACCTAGACTTTAAAGTTTTCTGAAGGGTAAGTGATAACACACTGGCAGATAAAGACTATGCAGTAGATATATGTGGCTTAGTACCATCCAGAAGCTTACATTCTATTAATAGCTGAGGTATAAGACTAACAAGGGAAAACAATTGCTACCATACAATGTATATATAAGAGCTTTATGACAGACTTTGCCAACCCACTCCCTTGTCCTGTCTACATCTCTAGTTTTCTTTCATCCTGGGATGGGGTCTGCTGGAGGAGAAAAGAGGCCAAAGAGATAAGAGATCCTCAATTTCTCTTTGGGTGTGGGAGGCAAATAGTGGGGGCAGCTATTTCTTAGGAAGACCCTGCCAGCTTTTCCTGACCATCTGAGGACACTCTTGACATGTAGGAAGACGAAAGGGATGAATGGAGGTGAGGGGTGCTGAGAGAGAAAAGTGTGGAGACTGAAGGAGTCAGGGAAGTCTCAGGAGTTGTTGGTGCTTTGTATGGGGAGGGAGGACAGGACACAGGGAGGGTTTGAGGGGCACTGTGAGCAGAAATACACAGCTAGTATTTTCATAAACCAGTGGGACCAGAGGAATGAGACATGGTCACTTGGGAAGCAGTGGAAAATGGGGTTGGATGGGTTGGATGAGGCCAGTTCAGGCCGGGCAGGTAAGCAAGCCTAATATTTACGGAAGGCCTTGCTGGCTGCCAGGTGAATATTATTTCATGTGTCCACAGTGACCCTCTGAtggcttttatcattttttagatAAAGAAGCAAAGATTCAGAGAATTTGAATATTGTCCGGGTTCTTATGGCAGAGACAGGATTTAAACTCGGATCATATCAATCCAAGACCATGGATCAAGGAGAGAACTTTTTACTTGGTAGGATCACCAAAGCTTTTTGAGCAGAGGGTAATGCGGTAAACActgaagagaaaaggaagcatGGTAGAGTCGGGAGACCATACGATCTCCATATTAGATGACTCTTTTTGCTTTTAGATCCATTGCAGAAGTCTTGTGGTCATTAGCTCCAGCAAAATGCTGTGTCGATTTTATCCTTTtgacataaatatatattctctacactcatatttaaaaagtattaagcCTTCTGATACGCCACATAATGAGAtaatgttctttttcattttatggatCAAGTTTCTTCACTGTATGGATAGAATTATGTTTCTGCAGGTATTATTGGTATGGGTTCTGTTTCTGCAATCTTGATTGTTGTGACTGCAATTACTCAATTTCTCTAGGTAAAAAGGtgttaaaaataatgcatttgaaaTGGTTTTCTTATTGCAAATTTAGATTTGGATGGAGCCAGCCAACGGCGTTATTCTGAGAATCTCTCCTACGGTGAAGATGACCACATCCCTGCTCACTCACAGTCCCCATGTGAAAGGGGGGATGCCAAACACCACGGCACATCTCACCAAGAGTCCAATGTGGTCCAAAGCCTCAGGCGCCAATCCACAGAGGGCAGCTTGGAGATGGAGACAGCTTTTAATAGCCGGGGATTTGAAGATTCCTATGCCACTGACAGCTCCTCCATGTGGAGTCCAGAGGcaagttatttgtttttcattctttcattggttccctttccccttcccctctttccactctcctttctcatctctctaaaaaaaaaaaaaaaaaaaaaaaaaaaaaaaattccagaaaggaAGCATTACTTTTATCTGCAATAAATTTTTGTCCAGATGACCAAAATCCCATGCATGTCAATAAAAGAGTCATAAATTTctctcaaaatggaaaaaaaaaaaaaggaagaatggttaaaaaaaaaaaaaagaaaaaaaaataagaatggtgGCAGAATGGATCCAGGAACAGCCAggcttttcttttatataaaggCTTTTTATagacttaattttaaataatggaatTTTCAGTTCTTTAGAGGGACTGGTTTATTTACTTCATGGTTTCAATTAAGTGGAGTCTATTTTTATTTAGCCCAAATCTCAAGTTATGATTATTTGatatgaaaattatttgaaaattgaaCTAAAATGAAATGGCCTTCCAAGTGAAATTATACAAGGTGTAATGATGCAGATCTTGCACTgtgaatatatacaaaatatattttgtgccTAGGAGACAGCATTAATCAGTAATGCCCCTCTGGCCATTGACATTGCCTTTGTAGTAAATATCTGATAAAAGATACTTCTTCCAAAGTTCTTTTTCAATTAAAGCTTAGTCCAGAATAAATGTAACAATCAATCCAGAGATATGGCTGGAGGTGATGATGGtagtagctaccatttattgagcagttaatatatgccaggcactgtgataagGATTTTACCAAATTGTTTCCTTTTACTGGCCCTTACGGTTATTTTTCCATTAGATAGATCCCTGCTATCATGATTCGGTGACATTGGAAGGCATTAAGGAATGGTGTTTAATACctaatttgaaattaattttgatgaaataagtcatatacatatataaacctTTAATATAATTTGCAGGGATgggggaagaaggagagaggTGAATGGGTTTTATTAGCATCCATTTGAGAAAATAAACAGGATGCATCTCTTATTAGGACTTGGAGTGTCACACACGCTAAATgctcaaggtaaaaaaaaaaaaggaatcacagAAAACCCTGTTTCCAAGCCTTAACTGCTAACACGTTGGCGCGTGTAGGTAGTATCTAAGGAGGGGTATGCATACACATCTGTGCCCCTGTGTAGATGTCTCTGCTGAGGACCAGAAATGGTAGCTCACATATGTGGTTTGTGGCTTGTTAAAAAGCAGCCCTTCATATGGAGGCACCCAAAGCCATTAActttatacattttgtttaaaaaaaaaaaaactctgcttACCCGTTAGTTTACTACCAAGCCATATCAAATCCCACACActaacacttaaaaaatattttgaatgtctctcccaaaaacaaaacagaccaaaTGATTTGCCTGCCTATTGATACTCTGTCTCCTTGGTGATTGTGCCATGAGGCTTGGAAGTGACTTCTCCAGGTCACCTCCCATTTACCTGCCTGCTGGAGCTTTAATAGAAGACTCGGTATTGAGGGTACTAAATGTTCTCAGACTCCAAAAATACCCAGACATCTCTGTGTGCTCCATTCAACCTCCTATCTATTTTGAGAAAAAACTGTAATTTGGTGCTCCTACAGTAGAACCTCAAATCCAACTCGGAGGCAGTTCCCGTAACTGCCTGCTTTGCAGGCTTAGCTTGCCTTTTAAGAATTGATTTATTTGCCTCTTAGCTGTATTGAGAACTCTGTCTTCCCCTGTGTATCGGGCATCAGGAACATATTGTAGGCCTGTTTACTTTAGGCCACACAGATGACATCAACACTATCTTACTAAAacagaaaggctttcagtttgaCAGAAAATCTTTAAACCTACATGGGTTTTGACAATTTGACACAAGTATTCTCATCTTAAGGAAAAGCCCAGGATATTGGAGCTCAAGGAATCATTTATTTTGTCTCAGCAGGAAACTGGTCGTGCAGTGTGACTACCTGTTAGGCTGATGGATTTTCGAGCTCTGCTCTTCTCTGCTGGCAAAGGCCTTTGGCTTTTTCCTGCAGACCCAGGGCTTGGCAGGAAAGACAATGGGAGTGTGGCTGGTGATTTTGAGCACACAGGGAGACAGGTGTCCCACTTTTCATCTCTGCTTTCCACTGATTAATTGGTTGGCCTTGAGAAGTTAATTAAAATCTGCCAAATGGGGATAAGAATGAAGAGATTTTTACCTTGCAGGAAGGTCAGATGGATTAGTGGTATTAACAGTACCCACATGAGGAGCTCCTTCAGTTGCCTGGTGAGAGGTAAAGTGTGTTGAAATAATTAATTGCTATGAAAATACCAACATTCACAAATCTTTTTCTCAAATCAACCCAGGGAGGGGCTACAAAGCCCAGTTTTCATGGGCCACAGCTTGAATTGGCCTATCCAAAGCCCAGCCATTGGCAGGATCTGTTTATTCAGAGGAGTTCTTAGGACAGTCAGGAGCTCTACCCAGGACTCTCTTAGAAACCTGCAGGTGGAGTGAGCATTTATCTGAAGAGATAGCCTGATACATAAGTGGAGAGAGCTCCTCattcactaaaatatttttaccttGGCATTGAAGTTGACAAAACTAAGAGCTATTAACTAACATTAAGAGCAGGGGCCTCAAAGGATGTGAAAACCACAGAGAGTGTGATTCCAACCCCCACCTTCCGTTTTCTCCCCCTTCATCTTGTgcgcttgctctctctctctctctctctctcgtgctctctcgctctctcactctctctctctctctctacacacacacacacacacacacacacacacacacacacacacgtctataTGTAGAAATAGTGATGCCTAAAGGtttggggaagaagaaaggagactGTATGTTTCAAAATAAGGTTTGGAATTTTGAGTATTGAATACGAGTTAAGGCAGGCCCGGGACTCAAACTGCCAGGGAATGAGTCCTGGACAATCTTGTCTGGGAATTTGATCTGGGCTTGGGGGCAGAGAGCGTGTTAGTTATTTAGTCTTTCTAAGCTTTAGTTTCGTCCtccataaaatgaagatattaaaatACCTACCTCATTGCATTGATGTAAATattcaaaaagataatttttcttagTTGGGTTCCTCAAAAAAGCAGAGCCTACGTAAAGGCTTTGTTCCCTACTTTGGGAGTGCAACCCTAGGGGACAAAAGTGCGAGACAAGGGAAGTAaggcagggaagaagggaggtCAAGTATGAGAATACACAGTTGAATTGGCCACCACTCAGTATGGCTAATTGCTTGATCTTGTGTGATCACACTCCAAGAAGCTGTATGAACTGACAGGACAACTGACTACGGGGCAAAAAGTAGACTTTACATATATTGGTGTCAAGCAGGGTTCTGCAGCTGTCTAAGCCTTGGCGGTCAACAGAGAGACCAATGATAAGAAATGAGAATTATATTGTGTGGGTAGAAGGTAAGACTTTATTGAGTAGTTCCAGGCTGAAACTACTTAGAGCCCATATAGGCTGTGCCTTAGGGGAAGACGGAACATGAGTTAAGGCCAAGAAGATCTGAAGTGTTTAAGAGCCAATTTTTATAGTCTGTAAAGGATTTGATATGGTATTTGGCATAAGAAATAGCTTAGtagatgttagctattattacttaTGGTCAGAAATGCAATACAGAGATGATCAAGAGTAGGCTAAAATAGATGGGAGTTTTAGGAAGAGACAAGGGAGTTTGAGAGAAGATTCTGACTTGATTTTTGAGTTGGCCTAAATCCTTGGAGATTTGCTTCTAATATATATACACTAGTCAGTTGTATTCAAAAGTCTCTATAGCAACCACTTTTATCACTTGAAACTAAGTACCTCTGAATAGAAACACTCACGCATGATTGCATGCTCAGAGGAAAGGATATAAGAAGCTTCACTTATTTTACAAGAAATCTAAATTTTCTTGCAGGCTAATTTGAATCttaaaagaaaaggatatttATTAGATGTCTACTGTCTGTCAAGTCCTCTACTTTTTACAACATCCCTACACAGAAGGtaccatctccattttacagttgaggaaaataGAACATGGAAaggattaaatgacttgcccagtgTCAtagagctagtaagtggtaggCCTGGGCTTCCTAAGGAAATATGAACCCAGAGAACCATGAACTTTCACCCAGACTATGTGGGAAAGTTTCACTGATGGATGCACATTTTGAGGCATTGTATTATAATTTGAAACGAGATCTCTAAATTAGCAAGGTCTGGTGTTCAATTGCATAAATAAGAACTGGTTTGCAACAAGAATCAGATCAAAGTTTAGTTACAGGTAAGGATCATGCCTTCAGAGGAAAATAGAATTATTATTGACATTATTCATAATTTGTTAGTGGGGTGGTTCATTATAATAAATGCAGCCTAGCTCAGTTTTCCCAGTAAGGTCATCAGATCTGAGTGGCTGCAAGTAAATTGCTACCCAAGGGTGACATTCCATAAAGAGGGATGTGTGTTTGAGAATAGGTAGCACCAGTCCAGTGGTGGGAATAGATATTTATGCAGTCTGGTCTAAGCCAGGTATTTTCATATCAGTGAAAACCTCACAACAACACACCAGCAAGTAGGCACATTAATGTGCATTTTTAAGCTAGACTACCGAGAGGCTGGTCTATTTGGCCAGGGTAAAAAAGCTAGTCAGTGGTAGAGTTATGATTTCAATTTAGGTGTTCTGGCTCCAGGCTCCGTGTTGCTGTTTACTAAAGGGTTGTGGAGGTGTCCTCCTAAATCCTTGCTGCTCAAAGTGTGAGCCGAGGCTAGCAGCGTCAACATCCCTTGTGCATGTCCCAGAAATGGCAGAATCTCAAGCtccactccagacctactgaatcagaatcctcAGATGATTTAGGTctacattaaagtttgagaagctcaGCCCTAAACCTTTACTCCCACTTAGATTGAAAATATACTGAAGCATCACCTTCCTGGGACTCCCATCAAAATTCTTGTCTGTAGAAAGCTCTTGCCTGTGGAGAACAGGCTTAGGCTCAACCATCTGTATTTAGGGACACAAGGAAAAGTCGCCTATGGACAATTGCCTGTTGACTTAATTTTAGATTTAGCATCTCAGTTGGTTTCAATGATCCTGGGCAATTGTGCTTTTTGAGAGGCAGTATATATGAAAACactttgcaaaaatataaaagcttTAGTTATCCATTCCAAAAACATTCATGAAGGCGCACCATATGCTAGGCACTTTGCCGTCAAAGAATTCTCAGTTTAATGCAGCGATAGACCAGTAAACAGACCTATCTGATATAGAGGGAATACACTGGCAGTTAGAAAGCAGGGATTCTGAAGGAGCACAAAGGGGCACCAACTGGCCAAAATGTAATTGGgtatcatcatttccatttctaattgtttcctctgcctgcaaCAGGAACAGGACAGGACCAATTTGCAGGTGCCATCCGGGGTCTCAGAGCCCATCTCAAAGTGTGGTGACCTAGATGTCATCTTTGAATATAGAGCCGCCAGCCAGAAGCTCACAGTGACCATTGTGAGGGCACAGGGCCTCCCAGATAAGGACCGAAGTGGTGTCAACTCCTGGCAAGTTCATGTAGTGCTGCTGCCTGGTAAGAAACAGAGGGGCAGGACGAACATACAGAGAGGGCCCAACCCCGTCTTCAGGGAGAAGATCACCTTTGCCAAGCTGGAGCCCAGAGATGTGGCTGCCTGTGCTGTCCGCTTCCGCCTGTACGCTGCCCGGAAGATGACCCGAGAGAGAATGATGGGAGAGAAACTATTCTATCTCAGCCACCTGCACCCAGAAGGGGAAATGAAAGTGACTCTGGTTCTGGAGCCAAGAAGTAATATAAGCGTGAGTATGTTAAATGGTGCTGCTAATGATGTGGTGTGTTCGAAGACCTGAGATTGTCAGCCCTTGATTTAGTACATTCAGTCTGTGAATTCAGagactttaatttaattttccatttggCTCTCCTCACCCTTGTAAGCCATGATTTGCACTTCATGGTACAATGGGTCTTTCATGCCTGTCTTCCTGATAACCTGATGGATAAATGCCCTGTCCATTTTAGGACAAAATAGCAGCAGTGTGGTAGAGGGCATGGAGAAAAACAGGGAAGGTGGCTTGGCCCTCTGGATTGTGGATAACTGATCCTACTCCTCCTGCCCCCAATCTGCATCATGATGAATCTCAGAGATGGGACTTTCTGGGCAAGGTTCTTAACGGGTATGCTGGGGCAGACTGAGAGAGCAGCCCAGAACTTCAGCTGCTTCTGAAACCTTTCATTTGTGTTACTACCGTCTTCCCTCATACCCCATTTCCCTGCTTGCCACAGGGTTTCAAGGAAAGGTGTCATAATTTACATGCCTACAGGATGGGCAGCTCACTACTGCTGTGGGTTATATGTCATGTAGTATGCCCATCTCCTTTTACAAAACCACGTTAACAGATCAGGGAGCTCTCTAGGCTCTGGATTCAATCAGTCATTCATTCAGAGATGTTTACTGTCAATTATGGTATAGGCAAAGTGGATACAGGAAAGAACTAAGCAGGCGATGCCTCTGCCCTTGGAGAGCTTGCAGTCTAGTGGTGGCCAAGTAGGCAAGGAGACAGAGTGATAGGCTGCTGCTTGTTTAGAGGATCAGAGAAAGTTTCTTTGAGGTGGTGATAAAACGCCAGAACTCAAAGCATCGAGAGAGCGAGGCTGGTGATGTGAGGAGGATGAGAGTTCCAGACAGAGTGAACAGCACATGCAAGCAGTCAGGATGTGGGGTGGCCGGGGGAGGGGGGAAGCTTGTCATATCTGAGGAAgaacaaaggagac encodes the following:
- the SYT16 gene encoding synaptotagmin-16 isoform X7; amino-acid sequence: METAFNSRGFEDSYATDSSSMWSPEEQDRTNLQVPSGVSEPISKCGDLDVIFEYRAASQKLTVTIVRAQGLPDKDRSGVNSWQVHVVLLPGKKQRGRTNIQRGPNPVFREKITFAKLEPRDVAACAVRFRLYAARKMTRERMMGEKLFYLSHLHPEGEMKVTLVLEPRSNISSGGSPLSPSAVSHSDSTSSTQSLSHGGAPELLVGLSYNATTGRLSVEMIKGSHFRNLAVNRAPDTYGKLFLLNSVGQEMSRCKTSIRRGQPNPVYKETFVFQVALFQLSDVTLMISVYNRRTMKRKEMIGWIALGQNSSGEEEQDHWEEMKETKGQQICRWHTLLES
- the SYT16 gene encoding synaptotagmin-16 isoform X5; amino-acid sequence: MLVTPEAIGFLSAVGVFIVLLAVLFLFINKKLCFETIGGLPFLEHRGKRKHSKDKTGIHKGLDLDGASQRRYSENLSYGEDDHIPAHSQSPCERGDAKHHGTSHQESNVVQSLRRQSTEGSLEMETAFNSRGFEDSYATDSSSMWSPEEQDRTNLQVPSGVSEPISKCGDLDVIFEYRAASQKLTVTIVRAQGLPDKDRSGVNSWQVHVVLLPGKKQRGRTNIQRGPNPVFREKITFAKLEPRDVAACAVRFRLYAARKMTRERMMGEKLFYLSHLHPEGEMKVTLVLEPRSNISSGGSPLSPSAVSHSDSTSSTQSLSHGGAPELLVGLSYNATTGRLSVEMIKGSHFRNLAVNRAPDTYGKLFLLNSVGQEMSRCKTSIRRGQPNPVYKETFVFQVALFQLSDVTLMISVYNRRTMKRKEMIGWIALGQNSSGEEEQDHWEEMKETKGQQICRWHTLLES
- the SYT16 gene encoding synaptotagmin-16 isoform X4; translated protein: MATDITPEAIGFLSAVGVFIVLLAVLFLFINKKLCFETIGGLPFLEHRGKRKHSKDKTGIHKGLDLDGASQRRYSENLSYGEDDHIPAHSQSPCERGDAKHHGTSHQESNVVQSLRRQSTEGSLEMETAFNSRGFEDSYATDSSSMWSPEEQDRTNLQVPSGVSEPISKCGDLDVIFEYRAASQKLTVTIVRAQGLPDKDRSGVNSWQVHVVLLPGKKQRGRTNIQRGPNPVFREKITFAKLEPRDVAACAVRFRLYAARKMTRERMMGEKLFYLSHLHPEGEMKVTLVLEPRSNISSGGSPLSPSAVSHSDSTSSTQSLSHGGAPELLVGLSYNATTGRLSVEMIKGSHFRNLAVNRAPDTYGKLFLLNSVGQEMSRCKTSIRRGQPNPVYKETFVFQVALFQLSDVTLMISVYNRRTMKRKEMIGWIALGQNSSGEEEQDHWEEMKETKGQQICRWHTLLES